Proteins encoded in a region of the Salinicoccus sp. RF5 genome:
- the efp gene encoding elongation factor P: MISVNDFKTGLTVEVDGGIWRVVEFQHVKPGKGAAFVRSKLRNLRTGAIQEKTFRAGEKVGRAQIDNRKMQYLYADGDAHVFMDNNTYDQVELQASAIQEELKYLKENMNVSLIMYEGETLGVELPKSVELQVSETEPGIKGDTASGATKSATLETGLVLQVPLFVNEGDTLVISTDDGSYVSRA, encoded by the coding sequence ATGATTTCAGTCAACGATTTCAAAACAGGACTTACAGTGGAAGTGGATGGCGGCATCTGGAGGGTAGTCGAATTTCAGCATGTCAAACCGGGTAAAGGAGCTGCATTCGTAAGAAGCAAGCTCAGAAACCTCAGAACAGGTGCAATTCAGGAGAAGACATTCCGCGCTGGTGAAAAAGTCGGCCGCGCACAGATCGACAACAGGAAGATGCAGTATCTCTACGCAGATGGGGATGCCCATGTATTCATGGACAACAACACATACGACCAGGTCGAACTCCAGGCTTCAGCAATCCAGGAAGAATTGAAGTATCTCAAGGAGAATATGAATGTCTCCCTGATCATGTATGAAGGCGAGACACTGGGTGTGGAGCTTCCAAAATCAGTGGAACTGCAGGTCTCCGAAACTGAGCCGGGTATCAAGGGGGATACGGCAAGCGGTGCGACAAAATCAGCAACGCTCGAAACAGGCCTTGTGCTCCAGGTGCCACTTTTCGTCAATGAAGGGGATACACTGGTCATCAGCACGGATGATGGCAGCTACGTCTCCCGCGCATAA
- a CDS encoding Xaa-Pro peptidase family protein, with the protein MIKFDKVRTLIDKNNLDAILVMSGYNRRYLTGFTGSSGAAIITKEGRFLISDFRYKAQAANQAEHFEFVLQDKGLLDFIMEFLETKGLRTIGFEGQHVNYNTYAQLDAKFELVPLDNEIERIRMYKTSDEVSLIRKACEIADETYEHILKFIKPGQSELEVRNELEHHMRKLGAEGSSFDIIVASGERGALPHGVASDKKIEAGEMVTLDFGAYYEGYASDITRSFGVGSVAEEMEKVHDIVLTSQLAALDGIRTGMTGREADAIARDIITDEGYGENFGHSLGHGFGLEVHEMPGLAKSSDMVLEKDMCVTVEPGIYIDGVGGVRIEDDCILTDGGLEKLSHSSKELFII; encoded by the coding sequence ATGATTAAATTTGATAAGGTCAGAACCCTGATCGACAAGAACAACCTGGATGCCATACTCGTCATGAGTGGCTACAACCGGCGCTACCTCACGGGATTCACCGGTTCCAGCGGCGCTGCAATCATTACGAAGGAAGGCCGTTTCCTCATATCGGACTTCAGGTACAAGGCACAGGCAGCCAATCAGGCCGAGCACTTCGAATTCGTCCTTCAGGATAAGGGGCTCCTTGATTTCATCATGGAATTCCTGGAGACAAAAGGGCTTCGGACGATCGGCTTTGAAGGCCAGCATGTGAACTATAATACTTATGCACAGCTGGACGCGAAATTCGAACTCGTGCCGTTGGACAATGAAATCGAAAGAATCCGGATGTATAAGACATCGGACGAGGTTTCACTGATAAGGAAAGCATGTGAAATTGCCGATGAGACGTATGAACACATCCTGAAGTTCATCAAGCCCGGCCAGAGCGAACTTGAGGTGCGGAATGAACTCGAGCACCATATGCGCAAGCTTGGTGCGGAAGGTTCAAGCTTCGATATCATAGTGGCCAGCGGCGAGCGTGGCGCACTGCCCCATGGGGTCGCCTCCGATAAGAAGATCGAGGCCGGCGAGATGGTGACGCTCGACTTCGGTGCATACTATGAAGGCTATGCTTCCGATATCACAAGATCATTCGGTGTCGGATCTGTGGCGGAAGAAATGGAAAAAGTGCATGATATTGTGTTAACATCACAATTGGCCGCATTGGATGGAATCAGAACCGGCATGACGGGAAGGGAAGCTGATGCGATCGCCCGTGACATCATCACGGATGAGGGTTATGGTGAAAACTTCGGTCATTCACTCGGCCATGGCTTCGGACTCGAGGTCCATGAGATGCCGGGACTCGCCAAATCCAGTGATATGGTGCTAGAAAAGGATATGTGCGTGACGGTGGAACCGGGCATCTATATCGATGGCGTCGGCGGCGTCCGCATAGAAGATGACTGCATCCTTACTGACGGGGGACTTGAAAAGCTTTCCCACAGCAGTAAAGAGCTGTTCATCATATGA
- a CDS encoding Asp23/Gls24 family envelope stress response protein has protein sequence MRIQEDKTNLGNIEISPEVLEVIASIAVTETDGVHALQNNFASGNFEKIGKKYRGRGVKVETRDNEVRLSIYVSLSADRNVHETAERIQKNVSQTIRNMTEHDVKEVNVHIVNIK, from the coding sequence ATGAGAATTCAGGAAGACAAGACAAATCTTGGGAATATAGAGATATCACCAGAGGTGCTCGAAGTGATTGCCAGCATTGCGGTTACCGAAACTGATGGTGTGCATGCGTTGCAGAACAACTTTGCCAGTGGAAACTTCGAAAAGATAGGCAAGAAGTACAGAGGCCGCGGCGTAAAGGTGGAAACTAGGGACAATGAAGTCAGGCTCTCCATCTATGTTTCTCTTTCCGCAGATCGCAACGTACATGAAACGGCTGAGCGCATACAGAAGAATGTCAGCCAGACGATACGGAACATGACGGAGCATGATGTCAAAGAAGTCAATGTGCACATCGTAAATATTAAATAA
- the accB gene encoding acetyl-CoA carboxylase biotin carboxyl carrier protein, which translates to MKLEYIDELISKMEKASLTELSYKDGEVDIKLKRDSMNEQQNTPAPVATAPQQPKPVQNTEPAPKEEGKVIKAPMVGTFYKASSPEAEAYVKVGDKVENSTVVCILEAMKLFNEIQAEISGEIVEILVEDGEMVEYDQPLFRVQ; encoded by the coding sequence ATGAAACTCGAATATATTGATGAACTGATTAGTAAAATGGAAAAGGCCTCCCTGACCGAGCTTTCGTACAAGGATGGCGAAGTGGACATCAAGTTGAAGCGTGACAGCATGAATGAACAGCAGAATACTCCTGCCCCTGTAGCCACTGCGCCGCAGCAGCCGAAGCCTGTGCAGAACACGGAACCTGCTCCAAAAGAGGAGGGCAAGGTCATAAAGGCACCTATGGTCGGTACATTCTACAAAGCATCCTCCCCAGAGGCTGAAGCTTATGTGAAAGTCGGCGATAAGGTTGAGAATTCAACGGTCGTATGCATTCTTGAAGCAATGAAGCTGTTCAATGAGATCCAGGCGGAAATTTCCGGTGAAATCGTCGAAATCCTCGTGGAAGATGGAGAAATGGTTGAATACGACCAGCCATTGTTCAGAGTACAATGA
- the accC gene encoding acetyl-CoA carboxylase biotin carboxylase subunit, producing the protein MNKILVANRGEIAVRIIRACTELGIDSVSIYSEADKDSLHRKIATESYCVGPKLSKDSYLDMISIITIAKKTGCDAIHPGYGFLAENSDFAEMCEASNIIFIGPMHETIALMGVKDIAKDTMKKAGVPTVPGSEGVVASVEEAKQIAEEIGYPVIIKASYGGGGKGIRVARDEASLVQNYKMTEQEAESAFGNKSLYIEKYIENFRHIEIQVLGDYHGNVVHLGERDCTIQRRMQKLVEEAPSPVLSEQKRMEMGETAVTAAKSIDYIGAGTIEFIYDLNEDRFYFMEMNTRIQVEHPVTEMITGIDLVKMQIKVARREPIPFKQEEIEFRGHAIELRINAENPYKNFMPSAGKISEFITPGGYGVRLDSACYSGYVIPPYYDSMIAKLITHADSREEAIQTALRALGEFKIGGVDTTIPFHTNLLLHQSFRSNDYNTDFLSNHDIMN; encoded by the coding sequence ATCAATAAGATATTAGTAGCCAACCGCGGGGAGATTGCCGTCCGCATCATCAGGGCATGTACGGAACTGGGCATCGACTCGGTCAGTATATATTCTGAAGCAGACAAGGACAGCCTTCACCGGAAGATCGCCACTGAATCCTACTGCGTCGGACCCAAGCTCTCCAAGGACAGCTACCTCGACATGATCAGCATCATCACCATCGCCAAAAAGACCGGATGCGACGCCATCCATCCAGGATACGGCTTCCTTGCGGAAAACAGCGATTTTGCCGAAATGTGTGAGGCCTCCAACATCATATTCATCGGACCCATGCATGAGACCATCGCGCTCATGGGGGTCAAGGATATCGCCAAGGATACGATGAAGAAGGCAGGCGTACCGACTGTTCCAGGCAGCGAAGGCGTGGTCGCCTCCGTTGAAGAAGCGAAGCAGATTGCCGAGGAGATCGGTTATCCGGTCATCATCAAGGCAAGCTATGGCGGCGGCGGCAAGGGAATCCGTGTTGCACGCGATGAGGCCTCCCTCGTCCAGAACTATAAAATGACAGAGCAGGAGGCGGAGAGTGCCTTCGGCAATAAGAGCCTCTATATCGAAAAGTACATCGAAAACTTCCGTCACATCGAAATACAGGTGCTCGGGGACTATCACGGGAACGTCGTCCACCTGGGCGAACGTGATTGTACGATCCAGCGCCGTATGCAGAAGCTTGTCGAAGAGGCGCCGAGTCCGGTACTTTCAGAACAGAAGCGTATGGAGATGGGTGAAACAGCAGTGACTGCCGCCAAAAGCATCGACTATATCGGTGCCGGCACGATCGAGTTCATCTATGACCTGAATGAGGACCGTTTCTACTTCATGGAGATGAACACACGCATCCAGGTCGAACATCCTGTTACAGAAATGATTACGGGGATAGACCTGGTCAAGATGCAGATCAAGGTCGCCAGAAGGGAACCGATTCCTTTCAAACAGGAGGAGATCGAGTTCAGGGGCCATGCGATCGAGCTGCGCATCAATGCCGAGAACCCGTACAAGAACTTCATGCCGTCGGCAGGAAAGATCAGCGAATTCATCACACCAGGCGGCTACGGTGTCCGCCTCGATTCAGCATGCTACTCCGGATACGTCATTCCGCCGTACTACGATTCGATGATCGCCAAGCTCATCACACATGCCGATTCAAGGGAAGAAGCCATTCAGACCGCGCTTCGAGCACTTGGTGAGTTCAAGATCGGCGGGGTGGATACAACCATTCCGTTCCATACGAACCTGCTGCTCCATCAATCATTCAGATCGAATGATTATAATACTGATTTCCTGTCAAATCATGATATAATGAATTGA